A single Tindallia californiensis DNA region contains:
- a CDS encoding class I SAM-dependent methyltransferase, with protein sequence MYQIYTADQYLWEGLNLDGKTVLEGGTSWGNTTRRIAEKVKEHQWKTKLISVDIDDSHFDEIKEKLSESFDALDLRKGDLSKLDFIEDNSIDAIICNYTLSSVNQFPLRAVTVLKEFHRALKPGGQLVIMEEIPLWAVEHRDYPYWSQRLRVIKSISILKAMAHFNEIHPNDLEETLKTLNYQEVQYQEFKEAIDSSLATKFLDKRKQTLLKGYNDIDNDHLTKGFVEMTEKLVKELEQEKSFSAPAYIMKASK encoded by the coding sequence ATGTATCAAATCTATACGGCCGATCAATATTTATGGGAAGGTCTCAACCTTGATGGAAAAACCGTATTGGAAGGCGGCACCAGTTGGGGAAATACAACCAGGCGGATTGCAGAAAAAGTAAAAGAGCATCAATGGAAAACAAAATTAATATCAGTAGACATTGATGACAGTCATTTTGATGAGATTAAAGAAAAATTATCTGAAAGCTTCGACGCATTAGATTTACGGAAAGGTGATTTAAGCAAACTGGATTTTATTGAAGATAACTCGATAGATGCTATCATATGCAATTACACCTTATCCTCCGTAAATCAGTTTCCGTTAAGAGCTGTAACCGTGCTAAAAGAATTTCACCGAGCCTTAAAACCAGGTGGGCAGCTTGTTATTATGGAAGAAATTCCGCTTTGGGCAGTTGAACACCGTGATTACCCCTATTGGTCACAACGACTAAGGGTTATCAAAAGCATCAGCATCTTAAAAGCAATGGCTCACTTTAATGAAATTCATCCCAATGATTTAGAAGAAACACTCAAAACCTTAAATTATCAAGAAGTTCAATATCAGGAATTTAAAGAAGCAATCGATTCATCCTTAGCAACAAAATTTCTTGATAAACGCAAACAAACACTATTAAAAGGTTATAATGATATCGATAACGATCATTTAACCAAAGGGTTTGTTGAAATGACAGAAAAACTGGTGAAAGAACTCGAACAAGAAAAATCTTTTTCAGCACCAGCCTATATTATGAAAGCCTCTAAATAA
- a CDS encoding DUF6648 family protein, translated as MQYIPGENIFEKFFAQRESLIFQYKKGDLNKREYIEESHAYLVNQDVKPFKNVDAFEKAVFNYQYYNIMAKYFHMKSEMLKTSAKHPELARQYSEKRDKHYHLKDKMTLRAVELKDYYDLEAYYIKVSSVQLKKVLYEIIFHEHPDVVFHSKSRWLRERLEREGVFANTTKRSVIEQYVNEKY; from the coding sequence ATGCAATATATACCGGGAGAAAATATCTTCGAAAAATTTTTTGCACAGAGAGAAAGCTTGATTTTTCAGTATAAGAAGGGAGACTTGAATAAGCGTGAATATATTGAAGAAAGTCATGCATATCTAGTTAATCAAGATGTAAAACCCTTCAAAAATGTAGATGCTTTTGAAAAAGCCGTTTTTAACTACCAGTATTACAATATTATGGCAAAATATTTTCACATGAAAAGTGAAATGCTGAAAACCTCAGCAAAACATCCTGAGTTAGCAAGGCAGTATAGTGAAAAAAGAGATAAACATTACCATTTGAAAGATAAAATGACATTGAGAGCTGTAGAACTGAAAGATTATTATGATCTGGAAGCTTATTATATTAAAGTAAGTTCTGTACAACTTAAAAAAGTGCTTTATGAAATCATTTTTCATGAGCATCCTGATGTGGTTTTTCACTCTAAAAGTCGCTGGCTTCGGGAAAGATTAGAAAGAGAAGGTGTCTTTGCAAATACTACCAAAAGATCTGTTATTGAACAGTATGTAAACGAAAAATATTAA
- the fba gene encoding class II fructose-1,6-bisphosphate aldolase: MPLVTSKDLFEKAYKKDYAIGAFNVNNMEIIQGIVDAAKEERSPLILQVSAGARKYANPVYLKKLVEAAIEDSGLPIVLHLDHGESFEVCKQCVDDGFTSVMIDASHHPLAENIAITKKVVEYAHAHGVVVEAELGRLAGIEDAVNVSEKDAAFTNPDEALEFVEKTGVDSLAIAIGTSHGAYKFSGEPKLDFDRLKEIDHKLKGTPLVLHGASTVSAEFVDLCNQHGGTIPGAQGVPEEMIRKAASMGVCKVNIDTDLRLAMTAAIRRELYENPSNFDPRKYLGPGREAIKRMVQHKLANVLGSTNLV, translated from the coding sequence ATGCCTCTGGTGACCAGTAAAGATCTATTTGAAAAAGCATATAAAAAGGACTATGCTATCGGTGCTTTTAATGTCAACAACATGGAGATTATTCAAGGGATTGTAGATGCGGCTAAAGAAGAAAGGTCTCCCCTTATTCTTCAAGTATCGGCAGGAGCAAGAAAGTATGCCAATCCTGTTTACTTAAAAAAATTAGTGGAAGCGGCTATTGAAGATTCCGGACTTCCTATTGTTTTGCATTTGGATCATGGGGAAAGCTTTGAAGTATGCAAACAATGTGTTGATGATGGTTTTACTTCTGTAATGATCGATGCTTCTCATCATCCATTAGCTGAAAACATTGCCATTACAAAGAAGGTTGTTGAGTATGCCCATGCACATGGGGTTGTTGTTGAAGCAGAGCTAGGTCGGCTTGCAGGAATTGAAGATGCTGTTAATGTAAGTGAAAAGGACGCTGCTTTCACCAATCCGGATGAAGCACTTGAATTCGTTGAAAAAACTGGTGTTGACTCTCTAGCGATTGCTATCGGAACCAGCCATGGTGCCTATAAGTTTAGCGGAGAACCAAAGCTGGATTTCGATCGTCTAAAAGAAATCGATCATAAGCTTAAGGGAACGCCTTTGGTGCTACATGGCGCTTCAACTGTATCAGCAGAGTTTGTTGATTTGTGCAATCAACATGGAGGAACGATTCCTGGTGCGCAAGGTGTTCCTGAGGAAATGATTCGTAAGGCTGCCAGCATGGGCGTGTGTAAGGTTAACATAGATACAGATTTGCGTTTAGCCATGACAGCGGCTATCCGCCGCGAATTATATGAAAACCCGTCTAATTTTGATCCAAGAAAATATTTAGGCCCAGGTCGGGAAGCCATTAAAAGGATGGTTCAACATAAACTAGCGAACGTACTTGGTTCTACCAACCTTGTTTAG
- a CDS encoding CDP-alcohol phosphatidyltransferase family protein: protein MKLKSNLPNMVTFLNLTLGLLAIVCIIGERYLLSASLIILAALTDRFDGSLARKLDVESELGKELDSLCDLISFGVAPAVLMWSFHLADIGVAGFVIMVIFAISGAYRLAFFNIMEFDGVYMGFPITMCGGIVALMAIYSVNYTTNIYVLGFIMILLSYAMVSKRIKLKKR from the coding sequence ATGAAACTTAAATCAAATTTACCCAATATGGTTACCTTTCTTAATTTAACACTTGGTTTACTGGCGATTGTTTGTATTATTGGAGAACGGTACTTGTTATCAGCGTCTTTGATAATTTTGGCAGCTTTGACAGATCGTTTTGATGGCAGCTTAGCCAGAAAACTTGATGTCGAAAGTGAGTTGGGGAAAGAGTTAGACTCTTTATGCGATTTAATCTCTTTTGGAGTAGCACCAGCGGTTTTGATGTGGAGTTTTCATCTGGCTGATATTGGCGTGGCAGGTTTTGTCATTATGGTTATTTTTGCCATTAGTGGAGCTTATCGTCTTGCTTTTTTCAATATAATGGAGTTTGATGGTGTTTACATGGGCTTCCCAATAACGATGTGTGGAGGTATTGTAGCCCTGATGGCAATTTATTCTGTTAATTACACAACCAATATCTATGTATTAGGCTTTATTATGATTCTATTGTCTTATGCAATGGTAAGTAAAAGAATTAAGCTGAAAAAACGCTAA
- a CDS encoding metallophosphoesterase, whose product MIYAIGDLHLSHSVKKPMCIFGDDWIDHHNKIKENWEKAITPKDAVLIPGDISWAMTTEEARADLLWIENLPGKKYLIRGNHDYWWKSITKMNQQFETLHFIQNQFFAHDQYAICGTRGWILPGLSEFSQQDNKIYQREVLRLQTSLDAAHNAGYTDIIVMMHYPPMNDKREPSDFTRLLERYKVKKVVFGHLHGEDSWIYAPVGDKEGITYELVSSDYLKFKPQIITS is encoded by the coding sequence TGCATCTTTGGGGATGATTGGATTGATCATCATAACAAAATAAAAGAAAACTGGGAAAAAGCAATAACCCCTAAAGATGCGGTGCTGATCCCCGGTGATATTTCCTGGGCAATGACCACCGAAGAAGCCCGGGCAGATTTATTATGGATAGAAAATCTGCCCGGTAAAAAGTATTTAATTCGTGGAAATCACGACTACTGGTGGAAAAGCATTACAAAAATGAATCAACAGTTTGAGACACTTCACTTCATACAAAACCAATTCTTTGCCCATGACCAATATGCCATTTGTGGAACCAGAGGATGGATATTGCCCGGGCTCTCCGAGTTTTCTCAACAAGATAACAAAATATATCAAAGAGAAGTACTAAGGTTGCAAACATCTTTAGATGCTGCTCACAATGCTGGATACACCGACATTATCGTGATGATGCACTATCCACCAATGAACGATAAGCGGGAACCATCAGACTTTACAAGACTACTAGAACGTTACAAGGTAAAAAAAGTGGTCTTTGGGCATCTTCATGGAGAAGATTCGTGGATATATGCGCCTGTAGGTGACAAAGAAGGCATTACTTATGAACTGGTATCCTCAGACTACCTTAAGTTCAAACCGCAGATTATTACTAGTTGA